Proteins encoded in a region of the Scyliorhinus torazame isolate Kashiwa2021f chromosome 1, sScyTor2.1, whole genome shotgun sequence genome:
- the crybb1 gene encoding beta-crystallin B1 produces MSQATKSSTQEKGTPAAGPTPAAGSKGLKTREPGVGNFKIFIYEQENFQGRFMEFSTECMNLCDRNFDRVGSVRVDCGPWVAFEQANFRGEMFILEKGEYPRWDSWSNSYRSDRFMSFRPVCMDNQEHKICLFELAEFQGNKMEITEDDIPSLWAYGFCDRVGSVRVPSGTWVGYQYPGYRGYQYLFEMGDYKHWNDWCAQQPQMQSIRRLRDMQWHQKGCFQFATK; encoded by the exons ATGTCTCAGGCTACAAAGAGCAGCACTCAGGAAAAGGGCACCCCAGCTGCTGGTCCCACCCCTGCAGCTGGCTCCAAGGGCCTTAAGACCAGAGAACCTGGAGTCGGCAACTTCAAG ATCTTCATTTATGAGCAGGAGAACTTCCAGGGCAGATTCATGGAGTTTTCCACTGAGTGCATGAACCTGTGCGATCGCAACTTCGATCGAGTGGGCAGTGTCCGTGTGGACTGTGGACC CTGGGTTGCTTTTGAGCAAGCTAATTTCCGTGGAGAGATGTTTATCCTGGAGAAGGGAGAGTATCCCCGCTGGGATTCCTGGTCCAACAGCTACAGGAGTGACCGCTTCATGTCCTTCCGTCCAGTCTGCATG GACAACCAGGAGCACAAAATCTGCCTGTTCGAACTTGCTGAATTCCAAGGCAACAAGATGGAGATCACCGAGGATGACATTCCCAGCCTGTGGGCTTACGGATTCTGTGACCGTGTGGGCAGCGTGAGGGTTCCCAGTGGCAC TTGGGTTGGTTACCAATATCCTGGGTACAGAGGATACCAGTACTTGTTTGAGATGGGCGATTACAAACACTGGAACGATTGGTGTGCCCAGCAGCCCCAGATGCAGTCCATCCGTCGCCTCAGAGACATGCAGTGGCATCAGAAAGGCTGCTTCCAGTTCGCCACCAAGTGA